The proteins below come from a single Drosophila kikkawai strain 14028-0561.14 chromosome 3R, DkikHiC1v2, whole genome shotgun sequence genomic window:
- the LOC138928906 gene encoding uncharacterized protein yields the protein MSAATLAEKLKNWEITFDGTTDPITFIQRFEERATAYEVDVEKMPQAIPGLLTDTAEHWFRTSQLLGETWTNFKKAFLDLFLPPRYFQRLEDEIRARDQRRGETFKQYLVNIRLLMHRAGYNADQELDRIYENLQPEYQMYARRHDFTTLDQLTNLAVNYEVTRDRSTGSHARMLAEPQPAPRRNEYETPAYAGAPPTSYPCVARPARQLPTSAAVPQPVSRVGNISIVPNFSFACRNSAQEGHHAYACHNPRILFCWDCGRRGIRTYECCRRTHPGNEWSLRPLGERPETAN from the coding sequence ATGTCCGCAGCCACGCTGGCGGAGAAGCTGAAGAACTGGGAAATCACTTTTGACGGAACCACGGATCCCATTACATTCATCCAGCGCTTCGAGGAACGAGCCACCGCATatgaagtcgacgtggagaagatgccgcaggccatccctggtctTTTGACGGACACGGCTGAGCACTGGTTCCGGACGAGCCAGCTGCTAGGAGAAACGTGGACGAATTTCAAAAAGGCGTTTTTGGACCTCTTCCTGCCGCCGAGGTATTTCCAGCGACTCGAGGATGAGATCCGCGCCAGAGATCAGCGACGAGGAGAAACTTTCAAGCAATACCTCGTCAACATCAGACTACTGATGCACCGAGCGGGGTATAACGCGGACCAGGAGTTGGACCGAATCTATGAGAATCTCCAACCGGAGTATCAGATGTACGCCAGGAGGCACGATTTCACAACGTTGGATCAACTTACCAATTTAGCGGTAAACTACGAGGTCACCCGGGATCGGAGCACTGGAAGCCATGCCAGGATGTTAGCCGAACCACAGCCAGCGCCAAGGAGGAACGAGTACGAGACCCCAGCGTATGCAGGAGCACCACCAACGAGTTACCCATGTGTCGCGCGACCAGCCAGACAACTACCCACATCAGCTGCAGTTCCGCAACCAGTTTCTCGAGTGGGAAACATTTCGATTGTGCCGAATTTCAGTTTTGCTTGTAGGAATTCTGCACAGGAGGGTCACCATGCATACGCATGTCACAATCCCAGAATTCTCTTCTGCTGGGATTGTGGACGCAGAGGAATACGCACCTACGAATGTTGCCGTCGTACCCATCCGGGAAACGAGTGGAGTCTTCGCCCTCTCGGGGAGCGGCCGGAGACTGCCAACTGA
- the LOC138928904 gene encoding uncharacterized protein: MGARWISYLRKRELEAILKEFSLEATGTVEEMRSRLTAFNNRDDHVLEIAERLQECEAEITAALTERKQRTPSPSPHPPCPAQLQVPTLETRSIADAIGDLEIHPARRDSFSKKSEMSAATLAEKLKNWEITFDGTTDPITFIQRFEERATAYEVDVEKMPQAIPGLLTDTAEHWFRTSQLLGESWTNFKKPFLDLFLPPRYFQRLEDEIRARDQRRGETFKQYLVNIRLLMHRAGYNADQELDRIYENLQPEYQMYARRHDFTTLDQLTNLAVNYEVTRDRRTGSHARMLAEPQPAPRRNVYETPAYAGAPPTSYPCVARPARQLPTSAAVPQPVSRVGNISIVPNLSFACRNSAQEGHHAYACHNPRILFCWDCGRRGIRTYECCRRTHPGNEWSLRPLGERPETAN; the protein is encoded by the coding sequence ATGGGCGCACGTTGGATCTCGTATCTGCGGAAGCGAGAATTGGAGGCGATTCTAAAGGAGTTTTCTTTGGAAGCCACCGGAACCGTTGAGGAAATGAGAAGCCGGCTGACTGCCTTTAATAATAGGGACGATCACGTGCTGGAGATAGCCGAGCGGCTGCAGGAATGCGAGGCGGAGATCACAGCCGCGTTAACGGAGAGAAAGCAACGCACACCGAGTCCGAGTCCACACCCTCCGTGTCCTGCACAGCTACAGGTACCAACCCTTGAGACCAGAAGTATCGCCGATGCCATCGGAGACTTGGAGATCCATCCAGCAAGACGGGATAGTTTCTCCAAGAAGTCGGAGATGTCCGCAGCCACGCTGGCGGAGAAGCTGAAGAACTGGGAAATCACTTTTGACGGAACCACGGATCCCATTACATTCATCCAGCGCTTCGAGGAACGAGCCACCGCATatgaagtcgacgtggagaagatgccgcaggccatccctggtctTTTGACAGACACGGCTGAGCACTGGTTCCGGACGAGCCAGCTGCTAGGAGAATCGTGGACGAATTTCAAAAAGCCGTTTTTGGACCTCTTCCTGCCGCCGAGGTATTTCCAGCGACTCGAGGATGAGATCCGCGCCAGAGATCAGCGACGAGGAGAAACTTTCAAGCAATACCTCGTCAACATCAGACTACTGATGCACCGAGCGGGGTATAACGCGGACCAGGAGTTGGACCGAATCTATGAGAATCTCCAACCGGAGTATCAGATGTACGCCAGGAGGCACGATTTCACAACGTTGGATCAACTTACCAATTTAGCGGTAAACTACGAGGTCACCCGGGATCGGAGAACTGGAAGCCATGCCAGGATGTTAGCCGAACCACAGCCAGCGCCAAGGAGGAACGTGTACGAGACCCCAGCGTATGCAGGAGCACCCCCAACGAGTTACCCATGTGTCGCGCGACCAGCCAGACAACTACCCACATCAGCTGCAGTTCCGCAACCAGTTTCTCGAGTGGGAAACATTTCGATTGTGCCGAATTTAAGTTTTGCTTGTAGGAATTCTGCACAGGAGGGTCACCATGCATACGCATGTCACAATCCCAGAATTCTCTTCTGCTGGGATTGTGGACGCAGAGGAATACGCACCTACGAATGTTGCCGTCGTACCCATCCGGGAAACGAGTGGAGTCTTCGCCCTCTCGGGGAGCGGCCGGAGACTGCCAACTGA